From Cervus canadensis isolate Bull #8, Minnesota chromosome 28, ASM1932006v1, whole genome shotgun sequence, one genomic window encodes:
- the LOC122430115 gene encoding zinc finger protein 397-like, translated as MSTKLREDPVLTPVVHTPEEQEGLRIVKVEEEENHAWEQKPGQLGNVHTYQELLRQRFRQFHYQEAPGPREALRRLRELCQKWLQPERHSKEQILELLVLEQLLSILPEVVQARVWEYHPRSGEEVVTVLENLETELEGKGQQVQASAHYKQEVLWKEVRPASLTNQSQIVQLKCDPWENFILQENGCPQKPSLETPGMMAVDTRKSTGQLFQAPWGQQGPMMVTVKLEEDHPMNQGLSLPENQPPAQEIFRQQFRHFCYQDSPGPRLSLSWLQELCHQWLRPETHTKEEILDLLVLEQFLSILPQELQVPVQEHHPESWEEAVTMLENLERKRNVSACALEQKILLQTMTLQTLNEESSYTQVQPPAVQFKGERPEPRPSEETDGEMRTENLTLEVKQEPCEETEWCREGSDGHHETICQHAIQRGDNEPSENLEMQNGDATGEKIHECDECKKTFIWMRGLHMHKRIRNGKKPYSSTEFALHNKEKLDQCKEGGKDFSQKAGLSQHLKIHTVEKPHQCNKCGRCYSQRSVLSKHQSLHTGKKPFECIYCGKTFCHSADLTEHKQLHNREKPYECNECGKTFRQRSNLTEHQRIHSKEKLYECKVCGKAFTQYAGLNQHRRIHTGEKPFECPVCGRAFSRSSELIIHHRIHSGEKPYECAECGKTFRVNSTLVIHQRSHTGEKPYKCDECGEAFSQHSGLNKHKLGGKHRNPPKLRKYTCDECGKTFTQLTGLRNHKRIHTGDKTYQCPECGKAFTRVEHLIEHQGIHNKENPYQCKECGKAFSQKTGLSHHLKIHTGEKPFECSQCGRDFSCKSNLNKHKRVHSEEKSYTYK; from the exons ATGTCCACCAAGCTGAGAGAGGATCCAGTCTTGACTCCTGTGGTCCACACTCCAGAGGAGCAGGAGGGTCTGAGAATAGTGAAGGTAGAGGAAGAGGAGAACCATGCTTGGGAGCAGAAGCCTGGACAACTAGGGAATGTGCACACTTATCAGGAGCTTCTTCGTCAGCGCTTCAGACAGTTCCACTATCAAGAGGCCCCTGGACCTCGAGAGGCACTGAGACGGCTCCGGGAGCTCTGCCAAAAGTGGCTGCAGCCTGAGAGGCACAGCAAGGAGCAGATCCTGGAGCTGCTGGTGTTGGAGCAGCTCCTGAGCATCCTGCCAGAGGTGGTTCAGGCCAGGGTATGGGAGTATCATCCAAGGAGTGGAGAGGAAGTGGTGACTGTGCTGGAAAATCTGGAGACAGAACTTGAAGGCAAAGGACAACAG GTCCAAGCCAGTGCACATTACAAACAAGAAGTGCTATGGAAAGAAGTGAGACCTGCAAGCCTTACAAATCAGTCACAGATCGTCCAGCTAAAGTGTGATCCTTGGGAGAACTTTATTCTGCAAGAGAATG GGTGCCCTCAGAAGCCTTCACTTGAAACTCCAGGCATGATGGCTGTGGACACAAGAAAGTCTACTGGTCAGCTGTTCCAAGCCCCATGGGGTCAGCAGGGCCCTATGATGGTGACAGTGAAGCTGGAGGAAGACCACCCCATGAATCAGGGTCTCAGCCTTCCAGAGAACCAGCCTCCTGCCCAGGAGATCTTCAGGCAGCAGTTTAGGCACTTCTGCTACCAGGATTCCCCTGGACCCCGGCTTTCCCTGAGCTGGCTCCAGGAGCTCTGCCATCAGTGGCTCAGACCAGAGACACATACCAAGGAGGAGATTCTGGACCTGCTGGTGCTGGAGCAGTTCCTGTCCATCCTGCCCCAGGAGCTCCAGGTCCCGGTTCAGGAGCATCATCCAGAGAGTTGGGAAGAGGCAGTGACCATGCTGGAGAatctggaaagaaagagaaat GTTTCAGCTTGTGCTCTGGAACAGAAGATACTTTTGCAGACAATGACCCTTCAAACACTAAATGAAGAATCTTCATATACCCAAGTTCAGCCTCCAGCAGTGCAGTTCAAGGGCGAAAGACCTGAGCCCCGACCATCAGAGGAAACAG ATGGTGAGATGAGGACTGAGAATTTGACATTAGAAGTGAAACAGGAACCTTGTGAAGAAACAGAATGGTGTAGGGAGGGGTCTGATGGACATCATGAAACCATATGTCAGCATGCCATACAGAGAGGAGACAATGAGCCTAGTGAAAATTTGGAAATGCAGAATGGGGATGCCACAGGTGAGAAAATACATGAATGTGATGAATGTAAGAAAACCTTCATCTGGATGAGAGGCCTTCATATGCACAAGAGGATCCGCAATGGGAAGAAACCATACTCCAGTACAGAATTTGCGCTTCACAACAAGGAAAAGCTTGATCAGTGTAAAGAGGGTGGCAAAGACTTCAGTCAGAAAGCAGGCCTCTCTCAACATCTCAAAATCCACACTGTAGAAAAGCCTCATCAGTGTAATAAATGTGGCAGATGTTATAGTCAAAGAtcagttctttcaaaacatcaaaGTCTCCACACTGGAAAGAAACCTTTTGAATGTATATACTGTGGGAAAACCTTCTGCCATAGTGCAGACCTCACTGAACATAAACAATTGCACAACAGAGAGAAGCCTtatgaatgtaatgaatgtgggaaaacCTTCAGGCAGCGTTCAAATCTTACTGAGCATCAGCGAATTCACAGTAAAGAAAAACTTTATGAATGTAAAGTATGTGGAAAAGCCTTCACTCAGTATGCAGGACTTAACCAACACCGGAGaatccacactggagagaaaccttttgAATGTCCTGTATGTGGACGAGCTTTTAGCCGAAGCTCAGAACTTATAATACATCACAGAATTCACTCAGGGGAAAAACCTTATGAATGTGCTGAGTGTGGAAAAACCTTTAGAGTGAACTCAACCCTGGTCATACATCAGAGAAGtcacactggggagaagccctataAATGTGACGAGTGTGGTGAAGCCTTCAGTCAACACTCAGGCCTTAACAAACACAAGTTAGGAGGAAAGCACAGAAACCCTCCTAAACtaagaaaatatacatgtgaTGAGTGTGGAAAGACCTTCACACAGTTAACTGGCCTGAGAAACCACAAAAGAATCCATACTGGGGATAAGACCTACCAATGTCCTGAGTGTGGCAAGGCCTTTACAAGGGTAGAGCATCTTATTGAACATCAGGGGATTCACAACAAGGAGAATCCTTATCAATGTAAAGAGTGTGGCAAAGCCTTCAGTCAGAAGACAGGTCTTAGTCATCATCTCAAAatccacacaggagagaaacctttTGAATGTTCTCAATGTGGGCGAGACTTCAGCTGTAAATCAAATCTCAATAAACATAAAAGAGTCCACTCTGAGGAAAAATCCTATACATATAAATAG
- the LOC122430121 gene encoding zinc finger protein with KRAB and SCAN domains 8-like, protein MDPHQKVPSTYNGDTLQIPKNEKASFNWYEDQLESHEARSAEERQYTCSECGKKFAQSSGLVRHQRIHTGEKPYECDHCGKAFSVRSTLTVHERIHTGEKPYTCNECRKAFSVRAHLIIHQRIHNGEKPYECNECGKAFSVSSDLIKHQRIHSGEKPYECDECGKAFSVSSALIKHQRIHTGEKPYECKECGKAFYVNSALINHQRIHSGEKPYKCGECRKAFSQISTLIHHQRIHTGEKPYECDECGKAFRGSSNLTKHQKIHAKGKCDQ, encoded by the coding sequence ATGGATCCACACCAGAAGGTCCCCAGCACATATAATGGGGATACTTTACAGATTCCTAAGAATGAAAAAGCTTCTTTTAACTGGTATGAGGACCAGTTAGAAAGTCATGAGGCGAGGTCTGCAGAAGAAAGACAGTATACATGCAGTGAATGTGGAAAGAAGTTTGCTCAGAGCTCAGGCCTTGTTCGACATCAGAGaatccacactggagagaaaccctatgagtGTGATCACTGTGGAAAAGCCTTCAGTgtacgctcaactctcactgtgCATGAAAGAATCCACACTGGTGAGAAACCCTATACTTGTAATGAGTGTAGGAAAGCTTTCAGTGTGAGGGCACACCTGATTATACATCAGAGAATCCACaatggagagaaaccctatgaatgtaatgaatgtggcaAAGCATTTAGTGTGAGCTCAGACCTCATCAAACATCAGAGAATCCACTCTGGTGAGAAACCTTATGAGTGTGACgagtgtgggaaggccttcagtGTGAGTTCAGCCCTTATCAAACATCAGAGAAtccacacaggagagaagccATATGAGTGTAAGGAGTGTGGGAAGGCCTTCTATGTGAACTCAGCCCTTATTAATCATCAGAGGATTCATTCTGGAGAAAAGCCCTATAAGTGTGGAGAATGCAGAAAAGCATTCAGCCAAATCTCAACGCTTATTCATCACCAGAGAatccatactggagagaaaccatacgAGTGTGATGAGTGTGGGAAAGCATTCCGTGGGAGCTCTAATCTTACTAAACACCAGAAAATACATGCTAAAGGAAAGTGTGATCAGTGA